One stretch of Priestia megaterium DNA includes these proteins:
- a CDS encoding serine/threonine protein kinase, with translation MNNTLKNQVCNLSPGTEIQGKWHHVHYKILEKLGVGATGVVYLVQLVNGTLAALKISFSNMSVTAEVNVLKKLSQVKDKVLGPRLLDVDDWSYGSHALSFYVMEYVKGQPLLSFISTRGPEWLQVFASQLLTDLENLHEEGWVFGDLKPENLVVTSNPVKVRWIDVGGTTLQGRSIKEFTDFYDRAHWGLGSRKAEPAYDLFAVSMVLIHAAYGKRINKTDKPAEQLKQFILTTKQLEPFGDVLYQAVTGKYKSAKEMKTEVLSVEKRRGAKSKGTKPQNVRQPSAPRVKVKKKRSHVLETLLLCTSVMLIYILYLFIQVL, from the coding sequence ATGAACAATACATTGAAGAATCAGGTATGTAACCTATCTCCGGGAACAGAAATTCAAGGAAAATGGCATCACGTCCATTATAAAATTCTTGAGAAATTAGGCGTGGGGGCAACTGGAGTTGTCTATTTAGTTCAATTAGTAAACGGAACGCTAGCGGCGTTAAAAATAAGCTTTTCCAACATGTCCGTTACAGCAGAAGTGAATGTATTAAAAAAGCTGTCTCAAGTCAAAGACAAAGTGCTAGGACCGCGCTTACTTGATGTAGATGATTGGAGCTATGGTTCTCACGCTCTTTCTTTCTATGTAATGGAGTATGTGAAAGGGCAGCCTCTCCTTTCCTTTATCTCAACAAGAGGGCCAGAATGGCTGCAAGTATTTGCAAGTCAGCTCTTAACAGACTTAGAAAACCTTCATGAAGAAGGGTGGGTATTTGGCGATTTAAAACCAGAAAACCTGGTCGTAACATCTAACCCCGTAAAAGTTCGATGGATTGACGTCGGAGGAACAACTCTGCAAGGGCGGTCAATAAAAGAATTTACCGACTTTTATGATCGAGCGCACTGGGGGCTTGGCTCCCGAAAAGCAGAACCAGCCTATGATTTGTTTGCTGTATCTATGGTTTTGATTCACGCAGCTTATGGCAAGCGAATTAATAAAACAGACAAACCGGCTGAACAATTAAAACAATTTATATTAACAACAAAGCAGTTAGAACCTTTCGGGGACGTTTTGTATCAAGCGGTTACGGGAAAGTATAAGTCAGCTAAAGAAATGAAAACAGAGGTGTTATCGGTCGAAAAAAGAAGAGGGGCAAAAAGTAAAGGAACAAAGCCTCAAAACGTTCGTCAACCGTCTGCTCCTCGTGTTAAAGTAAAGAAGAAGCGTTCTCACGTGTTAGAGACGCTACTACTTTGTACGTCTGTAATGTTGATTTATATTTTGTATCTATTTATTCAAGTGCTATAA
- a CDS encoding VWA domain-containing protein: MKKGTLKQMLVITDGGSNTGEDPVAMAALAKEQGISVNVIGVMEEDTIDEQSTNEIEGIAMSGGGVSQIVYVKQLSQTVQMVTRQAMTQTLQGVVNKELQQILGSSNSRLEELSPEKRGEIMEVVDELGETVDLEILILVDMSGSMKNKLPTVKESLLDLSLSLNARMGHNQFSIFLFPGKKKDVEKLMDWNPRLESLSTIFPKLTAGGITPTGPAIKEATHYFTKKRSLRGLLKNNEQYIEESGM; the protein is encoded by the coding sequence ATGAAAAAAGGTACATTGAAACAGATGTTGGTAATTACGGACGGTGGTTCGAATACAGGTGAAGATCCGGTAGCAATGGCAGCATTAGCTAAAGAACAAGGGATTAGTGTAAACGTTATTGGTGTGATGGAAGAGGACACAATTGATGAGCAAAGCACGAATGAAATAGAAGGCATTGCCATGTCAGGCGGTGGCGTGAGTCAAATTGTTTACGTAAAACAGCTGTCTCAAACTGTTCAAATGGTTACAAGGCAGGCAATGACGCAAACACTTCAAGGCGTTGTAAATAAAGAACTTCAGCAAATTCTAGGTTCCTCTAATTCAAGATTAGAAGAGTTATCTCCTGAGAAGCGAGGAGAAATCATGGAAGTTGTTGATGAACTTGGGGAAACGGTTGACTTAGAGATTCTTATTTTAGTTGACATGAGCGGAAGTATGAAAAATAAGCTTCCTACTGTAAAGGAATCGCTGTTAGATTTATCGTTAAGCTTGAATGCTCGCATGGGGCATAATCAATTTTCAATCTTTTTATTTCCTGGGAAAAAGAAAGATGTAGAGAAGCTAATGGACTGGAATCCAAGATTAGAGTCGCTTTCAACGATTTTTCCGAAACTAACAGCAGGAGGTATTACGCCTACTGGACCGGCTATCAAAGAGGCTACTCATTATTTCACCAAAAAGCGCTCATTGAGAGGGTTGTTAAAAAATAATGAACAATACATTGAAGAATCAGGTATGTAA
- the spoIIE gene encoding stage II sporulation protein E, whose protein sequence is MQKTERDFASPTTEAVFNRTRLEMSRVFTKAGMKTEKVLFQWGLLLLVVGFLLGRALILMKIMPFALPFFAAVMAIKKEKAPLASLAVLAGAFSVSIQNGGTVFATLFVFLLIHRFSGILTMDPLKKLPFTVFSAMLLTKLTIFYVFTKEFTMYDFTFVAVEAGLSFILTMIFLQSVPLISYRKRKQSLKTEEVISLIILLASVMTGTIGWMIYGLSAEHILSRYLVLVFAFVSGPTIGATVGVVTGLILSFANVSSLYEMSLLAFSGLLGGLLKDGKKLGAALGLVVGSLLIGLYAQADQGLTTNLYESLTAVVLFLLTPSFVLKNLSKLVPGTSENMLEQQQYVRKIRDVTANRVEQFSNVFQALSKSFTQNGFYDEKPSADKEVDYFLSSVTERTCQFCFKKEQCWAQQFDTTYEYMKEIMLEVDNGTLEQNPRLIREMDKHCVKSKKVIDVIEHELTYFKANQHLKAQIQESRRIVAEQLHGVSEVMGNFAKEIKRERENLNVQEEQILEALRNFGMEINQIEIYSLEPGNVDIEMWVPYCHGRGECEKIIAPMLTDILGESIVVKNEECAKYPQGYCHVSFGCTKAYVVDTGVAHAAKGGGFVSGDSYSMIELNAGKYALAISDGMGNGERAHYESSETLQLLKQILQTGIEETIAIKSINSILSLRTNDEIFSTLDLAMIDLQDANVNFLKIGSTPSFIKRGDKVIKIQASNLPMGIIEEFEVDVVNEQMKAEDLLIMMSDGVFEGPKHVENYEMWMKRKIGELQTNDPQEIADLIMEEVIRTKSGLIEDDMTVVVAKLQHNTPKWSSIPSYAYRKKAQ, encoded by the coding sequence TGTCCCGTGTATTTACAAAGGCGGGTATGAAAACGGAAAAGGTGTTATTTCAATGGGGATTGTTGCTGCTAGTCGTAGGTTTTTTATTAGGACGAGCGTTAATTTTAATGAAAATCATGCCATTTGCTTTGCCATTCTTTGCAGCTGTAATGGCTATAAAGAAAGAAAAAGCACCGTTAGCAAGTTTAGCCGTATTGGCAGGGGCATTTAGTGTTTCCATTCAAAATGGAGGTACCGTATTTGCTACACTATTTGTTTTCTTACTAATTCATCGATTTAGCGGCATACTGACAATGGATCCGTTAAAGAAGCTGCCGTTCACTGTATTTAGCGCGATGTTACTTACAAAACTAACTATTTTTTATGTGTTTACCAAGGAATTCACCATGTATGATTTTACATTTGTGGCAGTAGAAGCAGGGTTGAGCTTTATCTTAACAATGATTTTCTTACAAAGCGTGCCTTTAATTTCATACCGAAAGCGAAAACAATCATTAAAAACAGAAGAAGTGATTTCTCTAATTATTTTGTTGGCATCTGTTATGACGGGGACAATAGGGTGGATGATTTACGGGCTTTCGGCTGAACATATATTATCTCGTTACTTAGTATTAGTTTTTGCGTTTGTATCTGGCCCTACGATAGGAGCTACGGTAGGGGTCGTAACCGGTTTAATTTTAAGTTTCGCGAATGTTTCTAGTTTGTACGAAATGAGTTTACTCGCTTTTTCTGGCTTGCTTGGAGGACTTTTAAAAGACGGTAAAAAGCTAGGGGCAGCTCTTGGGCTGGTTGTTGGTTCATTGCTAATTGGCCTATATGCTCAGGCAGATCAAGGATTGACGACTAATTTGTATGAATCACTGACGGCCGTTGTCCTATTTTTATTAACCCCATCTTTTGTTTTGAAAAACTTAAGTAAACTAGTACCAGGGACATCTGAAAATATGCTTGAACAACAGCAGTACGTGCGCAAGATCCGAGATGTAACAGCGAATCGCGTAGAACAGTTCTCAAATGTTTTTCAAGCACTTTCCAAAAGCTTTACGCAAAATGGATTTTATGATGAAAAGCCAAGCGCGGATAAAGAAGTCGATTATTTCTTAAGTAGCGTTACCGAAAGGACGTGCCAATTTTGTTTTAAAAAAGAACAATGTTGGGCACAGCAGTTTGATACAACCTATGAATATATGAAGGAAATTATGCTTGAAGTTGATAATGGCACTCTTGAACAAAATCCAAGACTAATTCGAGAAATGGACAAACATTGTGTGAAATCGAAAAAAGTCATCGATGTGATTGAGCATGAACTTACGTATTTTAAAGCCAATCAGCACTTAAAAGCCCAAATTCAAGAAAGTAGAAGGATTGTAGCAGAACAGCTTCACGGTGTCTCTGAAGTCATGGGGAATTTTGCAAAAGAAATTAAGCGAGAGCGGGAAAATTTAAATGTACAAGAAGAACAGATTTTAGAAGCTCTTCGTAACTTTGGGATGGAAATCAATCAAATTGAAATTTATAGCCTGGAACCTGGAAATGTAGATATTGAAATGTGGGTACCATATTGTCACGGAAGAGGAGAATGCGAGAAGATTATTGCGCCAATGCTTACAGATATTTTAGGTGAAAGTATTGTAGTAAAGAACGAAGAATGTGCTAAATATCCTCAAGGCTATTGCCACGTTTCGTTTGGCTGTACAAAAGCGTACGTTGTTGATACAGGCGTAGCACATGCTGCTAAAGGCGGAGGGTTTGTATCCGGTGACAGCTACTCCATGATTGAGCTAAACGCCGGTAAGTATGCACTAGCTATTAGCGATGGTATGGGGAATGGAGAGCGTGCCCACTATGAAAGCAGCGAAACGCTTCAGCTGTTAAAACAAATTTTACAAACAGGAATAGAAGAGACAATTGCAATTAAATCGATTAACTCTATTTTATCGCTGCGTACAAACGATGAGATCTTTTCTACGTTAGATTTAGCGATGATCGACTTACAAGATGCCAATGTAAACTTCTTAAAAATCGGTTCTACGCCAAGCTTCATCAAACGCGGAGATAAGGTTATTAAAATACAGGCAAGCAATTTGCCAATGGGCATTATTGAAGAATTTGAAGTGGATGTTGTGAATGAACAAATGAAGGCGGAAGACTTATTAATTATGATGAGTGACGGCGTATTTGAAGGACCGAAACACGTTGAGAACTACGAAATGTGGATGAAGCGAAAAATTGGCGAGCTTCAAACAAACGATCCACAAGAAATTGCAGACTTAATTATGGAAGAAGTTATTCGAACAAAATCAGGTTTAATTGAAGATGATATGACGGTAGTTGTGGCAAAACTTCAGCACAATACCCCGAAATGGTCATCGATTCCTTCTTACGCTTATCGTAAAAAAGCACAATAG
- the hpt gene encoding hypoxanthine phosphoribosyltransferase → MKQDIQEILISEEEIQQKVKELGKLLSEEYADRFPLVIGVLKGAMPFMSDLIKRVDTYLEMDFMDVSSYGNAMVSSGEVKILKDLDTSVEGRDILILEDIIDSGLTLSYLVELFKYRKAKSIKIVTLLDKPTGRKAAIKADYVGFEVPDAFVVGYGLDYQEKYRNLPYIGVLKPQVYSN, encoded by the coding sequence ATGAAGCAGGATATTCAAGAAATTTTGATTTCAGAAGAAGAAATACAACAGAAAGTAAAAGAATTGGGTAAGCTATTATCTGAGGAGTACGCTGACCGTTTTCCTTTGGTAATCGGTGTATTAAAAGGTGCTATGCCTTTTATGTCTGATCTAATTAAGCGTGTTGATACATATTTAGAAATGGATTTTATGGATGTATCAAGTTATGGCAATGCGATGGTTTCTTCTGGTGAAGTAAAAATCCTAAAAGATTTAGATACATCAGTTGAAGGTCGAGACATTCTTATCTTAGAGGATATTATCGACAGCGGCTTAACACTTAGCTATCTTGTAGAGTTATTCAAGTACCGTAAAGCTAAGTCAATTAAGATTGTCACACTCTTAGACAAACCAACAGGTCGTAAAGCAGCTATTAAAGCAGATTACGTTGGATTTGAAGTACCTGATGCATTCGTAGTAGGGTATGGATTAGATTATCAAGAAAAATATCGTAACCTGCCGTATATTGGGGTTCTTAAACCGCAAGTATACAGCAATTAA
- the tilS gene encoding tRNA lysidine(34) synthetase TilS — protein MEKQVNNFMTKHQLLSAGSTVVVGISGGPDSLALLHFLWSLKEQKSLTIIAAHVDHMFRGKESQQDMEYVQNYCKQLNIKCEAKQIDVTAYQKERKLSSQVAARECRYTFFTHVMKKHKANLLALGHHGDDQIETMLMRMVRGSTMNGYAGMQPKRPYADGFIIRPFLAVTKEEINRYCKLHGLTPRIDPSNEKDSYTRNRFRHYVLPFLKQENAAVHEKFQQFSENLHEDQAYLEELTTDVMNKVMRKKLQNEILIDRDCFLRIRKPLQRRGIQLILNYLYKEIPPTLSSAHVDTLVGFCKSEKPSGTLDFPNGLRIIRSYNDCLFTFNEGNIEPYEFIVPIPGVVELPNGHQLICEIHNKVEDIKGNDVFLLDEAHDLQSLKVRTRKNGDKMRVKGMKGHKKVKDIFIDEKIPLHFRDHWPVVEDSQGTILWLPGLKKSAYELHTHKSRYVILYYK, from the coding sequence ATGGAAAAGCAAGTGAACAATTTTATGACAAAACATCAGTTATTATCCGCAGGCTCTACGGTGGTTGTAGGTATTTCTGGTGGTCCTGATTCTTTAGCACTGCTGCATTTCTTATGGAGTCTGAAAGAGCAAAAATCTCTCACGATTATTGCTGCTCATGTTGATCATATGTTCCGGGGCAAAGAGTCACAGCAAGATATGGAATATGTGCAGAACTACTGCAAACAATTGAATATTAAATGTGAGGCGAAGCAGATTGATGTTACTGCCTATCAGAAGGAAAGAAAGTTATCTTCTCAAGTAGCTGCCAGAGAATGCCGCTATACATTTTTTACTCATGTTATGAAGAAGCACAAAGCAAATCTTCTTGCATTAGGACATCACGGAGATGATCAGATTGAAACGATGTTAATGCGAATGGTCCGAGGTAGTACGATGAATGGATACGCAGGGATGCAGCCCAAGCGGCCATATGCGGATGGATTTATTATTAGGCCGTTCCTAGCCGTAACGAAAGAAGAAATCAATCGCTACTGTAAGCTACATGGGCTTACCCCTCGGATTGATCCGAGTAATGAGAAAGACTCGTACACGAGAAATCGGTTTCGTCATTACGTTTTGCCATTTTTAAAGCAAGAAAACGCCGCTGTACATGAAAAATTTCAACAATTTAGCGAGAACTTGCATGAAGATCAAGCATACTTAGAGGAATTAACGACCGATGTGATGAATAAAGTAATGAGAAAGAAATTGCAAAATGAAATTCTCATTGATAGAGATTGTTTTCTAAGGATACGCAAGCCTTTACAAAGGCGTGGTATTCAACTAATATTAAACTATCTCTATAAAGAAATTCCTCCAACCCTTTCCTCAGCGCATGTTGACACGTTAGTAGGATTTTGTAAAAGTGAAAAACCGTCTGGGACGCTTGACTTTCCAAATGGTTTACGCATTATCCGATCTTACAACGACTGTCTTTTCACCTTTAATGAGGGAAACATCGAGCCATATGAATTTATTGTTCCGATTCCAGGGGTCGTCGAGCTTCCAAATGGTCACCAGCTTATTTGTGAAATACATAATAAAGTCGAAGATATAAAAGGAAACGATGTTTTTCTTTTAGATGAAGCTCACGATTTACAATCATTAAAGGTAAGGACACGAAAAAATGGCGATAAAATGCGAGTAAAGGGCATGAAGGGACATAAAAAAGTAAAGGATATTTTTATCGATGAAAAAATCCCTTTACACTTCAGAGATCATTGGCCGGTAGTGGAAGATAGCCAAGGAACTATTTTGTGGCTACCTGGTTTGAAAAAATCTGCTTATGAACTGCATACACATAAGTCCAGATATGTTATTTTATACTATAAGTAG